The DNA window GAGACTTTACATGGTTTATTCATATATGCATATTTTGAGTCAATATGATCTTCGTGTGTTTGTTGCTCAAGTGTTATAGAACATCTCAGTGCATGATATAAACCACTGTGcattatgattgtttattgatgatCAAGTTTCTTATGTATAGATTGAAGCTACAGCCATGCCTGAAGAATATCGTTATGAGGTATGTTGCTCTTTCTTGTTTTatgatgtttgtaattgcttaCATTCAAATCTTCTATGGAGTATCTAATAAGAGGAAAAAATATGTTCCAGTATGTTgccaatttttacttttatatgaTGCTTGTTCATTTTAGATTCCAGTGTTTCCATTTCTATggaatttgaagaaaattgaCCATAAGAAACTTTTAGGTTTGTAACTTCCtgattatataaaaaataacaaagaaaactacaACCTGTTGAATTGGGATCTTGGAGACCCTTTGTACTTTTTCAAACTTTCTTTTTCTGCCCTAGTTCTTTTGATCAGCTGGGgaggtgtgtgtgtgtgtgttggggggggggggggNGGGGGGGGATGGTATATCAGTGGAATGGACTAATTAGCAGGGAATGGAGGGTTTTTTGATGGTTTGACCTGGAGCTTTGCTTGTGGATGTTGGTAAGGAGTGGAAGGATTTAACTTACAGTTTGGTCCCGTCTTTTAACTGTTTttatctctcttcttcttttccagAAGGAACTTTTTTGTTAGGATGATGTTCTTAAGCGGGAATATAGCAGCAAATAAGGTTGtactctttttattttgcaGGTTCCAATTCTGTGCAATGACTGCAATAGTACTGGTAAAGCATTTTTTCACATACTTGGGCACAAATGCAAGCATTGTAATTCATACAACACCCGCATGATTGGTACTGGCGAAGATCCCCAATGACATACATGCTCAGCTTGATTCAAGTGGTGTTTTTTCTCACATTAGGCgttcttgttcctttttgatTTGTTTCTTCTAGCGACCAGTGTTACTGTACAAAGGAATCTGGGATAGTCCTTTGATAAAACCTCTCCATTTTTTCTGTTGCATATTGAAAACTTTCAGAAAGAGTAAAAAGAATTGGCTCCACTCCGACTCTCagattaagaaaaatgatgaataACATTGAAGGGAACAAGGTTTCTCTTTAGTATTTGCTTTCTTCCAAGTATCTAGTTTGTATGTGTGCAGCTTCTCACGGGGACACCTTCAAGTCATTATTTAGGGGAACATCTCACAAGCTCCCATTTCAACATAAGACAGACACCTTCAAGTCATTTCACTTCTACTGTAACATAATCGTCTGAACCAAATTTGGGGTTTGGGATGGGGACCTCCGTGGCAGAACAGCGGGTGGATTTGTGGAAAAGAGAAGattctaaaatatttaattgaagtggaaattcatttttcaaagtTACTAGGTAATTGTCGTAGAGGTTCCGGCCCAATATTTATCTTCGAAGGTCGTGTAGAAGCAAACTCTTCAAATTTATGACCAatctttcaaaataattgaacatTTCATTAGCAAATCGATCAATAAATAACGGGGAGATTATACGAGGCAAACATGTAATCACTATAGTTTATAATTCATAGCTATATGTAGAGGTTCATAacaattttttctcttctctctctttccACTGCCCTCTCCATATATTCCATCCTCTTTATCAAATGTActatgtatcaattgtattcaatCAAACATAAGTGAAAGATATGTATTTTATATCAATTGTATTTAGATaactatatttgtattttgtatcaaCTGTATTTGTATTGagtatcaattgtattcgtgATACAACAAATACAATATGTATTCATCCTCCCTACTCCCTCTCTCGATCTTGCTCCCCTCTCTCCTCCTAATATGTAGCTAAATACAGtaagttttgatataattgtATTCATTTGAATACAAATTAGTTGTATCAATTGTATGATGGTTGATACAATAAATACAACAAGTATTCTACCTCTCGCACCTTTCTCGCCTCTCTCGTCTCCAAAGCTATAATTTGTAATTAAGCACACTATAACTATAGAtctctaattaattttaaactatagtcatttttaaaagtgttccaaaaataaataaattggaacAATATTGTTAAAAACGGCACATATAGGTATGTTTTTCACAAAATTCCCAAATAATTTAACGCCTGCCCCACTAGTTTAGTTTTTATTTGATACACGGGTTGTCCTTAAAATACATTTAATTACAcgatttatattttaaaaataaatgcatGGGGTTTTCCTCCACAATTGAATTTACGGATTCTTTATATTTACGTACACAAAATAAGGCAAAAGTGATAGGAGGAGCTTTGGGCCTTATGGGCCTCGGTTCGTGGAGGGTGAAATACGTAAAATCTCATCATCCTCTTGTTCATTCGACTCCAACTGAACAAACTAGGGTTTGAGATCCTAAATTTTGGCgttatgaagaagaaaatggcaAAGGCGGGTGAGACGGAAACGAAGAAGAAAGCAAAATGTTTCAAGGATAAGAGGAAGAATATGCAAAGAttaggaggaggaagaggaggctTATCATTGGAAGCATTTGCAAACGCCAAAACCAAGACCAACACTTACAACCCTGCCATCATAAGTATTCTTACGACACTGGGGAATTAAATTATTGCTTTTACCGAAAAAATAACTCTGCCGATTCTGAatctatggtctgaaacagttGGTTCTAATAGCATAGCATATATGTTGTATCTGTAATTGTGCTTTTCTTTTTGTGCAGAAAAGCAAAGGGAGTTCTATAAGAACGCCaaatatgtaaataaatataagaggATAGTTAAGCAGCAACAAGGAGAGCCTTCTGGTTCTGCAAGACAACTAGAGGTTTGTCATTTATCCATCTCCTCTTTTTATTTCCATTCGTAACAATCCAAAACGTGGTAATTGCAACTAGAAAAGTGTTGGTTCATTCTAATTTCAATTGCTATTATATCAGGATGAAGAAGGGAGAAGAAATAAGAAGAATAGTGCTAGAAGCCTAAGAGAAATATATGAGAGAAAACGCGAGGAGGATGACAAGGCAATGATGGAGACAGATGCCACTATTCTAGCAAGGAAAGAAGAAAGGCAGAGAGCTGAATCTCGAAGGAAAGAACTAAGGGAGAAAATGTTCAAGAAAACCAAATCAGGCCAACCAGTCATGAAGTACAGAATAGAACATATTTTGGAAACACTTCAAGGATCAAAAGTATAAGAATATGAGCGAGCAGTAACATCAAAGAAGCAGTTGCAAAAGACGCAAGTGTGTATGGATGTAAAAGTTTAAAGAAAAAACTGTATGTTTATCATCTTGTccaattaatattttcattaagtCGTTCGTGCACATTTGAACTTCCATCATTACTTATTCTGTCATTTATTTGCTTTCTTAGATAGGAGTACCAGTGATGCTCTTCTATGGTAGGTCACTAGTATTTCAAGTCTCATTGTCTTGTAAAGgtgaattcaaaattaatcCTTCCATTGAACTCGAGTTCAAATTTTGACATGGGGAttaccaaaaataattttctgaaG is part of the Solanum stenotomum isolate F172 chromosome 8, ASM1918654v1, whole genome shotgun sequence genome and encodes:
- the LOC125873115 gene encoding rRNA-processing protein FYV7 encodes the protein MKKKMAKAGETETKKKAKCFKDKRKNMQRLGGGRGGLSLEAFANAKTKTNTYNPAIIKKQREFYKNAKYVNKYKRIVKQQQGEPSGSARQLEDEEGRRNKKNSARSLREIYERKREEDDKAMMETDATILARKEERQRAESRRKELREKMFKKTKSGQPVMKYRIEHILETLQGSKV